Proteins from a genomic interval of Anolis sagrei isolate rAnoSag1 chromosome 1, rAnoSag1.mat, whole genome shotgun sequence:
- the LOC132761645 gene encoding fibrinogen-like protein 1: MALRALLFLAFLACGSSQRPVPVDGNGIDGDDGHHQDSPGLIHCGEYSNQVLPNGKCKIVATLPQLDEQRCPDMFRCTDEVSYWLHENEERKQQILELRELISELQEELRNHRHRIKILELQHEEKSSRNSSVEQRVQDLEQRAHEAAAVQHMQATLLYDMQAQVHNISVLMEWVRHNPGCLVPVDMRLQQEMMHYPDTKHGKNCPIDCASIYYNGIRRSGIYSIMPSAEGLPIEVLCEMDVEGGGWTVIQRRLDGTVDFNRTWNEYKDGFGDLNGEFWMGNENIHKITNQGDYSLRIDMEDWNNKHKHAFYQLFSIEDEVNYYRLQVEGFSGTVEDSFAWYHNKRGFSTPDSGNICAAISHGGWWYHQCFFSNLNGVYYKGGRYSLKNRKILGPDGMVWYTWKDTDYYSLKRVTMMIRPRTFRPHLSP; the protein is encoded by the exons ATGGCACTGAGGGCTCTCCTGTTCTTGGCCTTCTTGGCTTGTGGCTCATCACAGAGACCCGTGCCAGTGGATGGCAATGGcattgatggggatgatgggcacCATCAAGACAGCCCTGGCCTCATCCACTGTGGTGAGTACAGCAACCAGGTCTTGCCCAATGGGAAGTGCAAGATCGTGGCCACCTTGCCACAGCTGGACGAACAGCGGTGCCCAGACATGTTTCGCTGCACCGACGAAGTGTCCTACTGGCTGCATGAGAACGAGGAGCGGAAGCAGCAGATCCTGGAGCTGCGGGAACTCATCTCGGAGCttcaggaggagctgaggaaccacCGGCACCGCATCAAAATCCTGGAGCTGCAG CATGAGGAGAAATCCAGCCGCAACTCCTCGGTGGAGCAGCGGGTGCAGGACCTGGAACAACGGGCCCATGAGGCAGCCGCCGTGCAGCACATGCAAGCCACACTGCTCTATGACATGCAAGCCCAGGTGCACAACATCTCTGTCCTGATGGAGTGGGTGCGCCACAACCCTGGGTGCCTGGTCCCCGTCGACATGCGCCTCCAGCAGGAGATGATGCACTATCCAG ATACGAAGCATGGCAAGAACTGCCCCATCGACTGCGCCTCCATCTACTACAACGGGATCCGACGGTCGGGCATCTACAGCATCATGCCCTCCGCGGAAGGGTTGCCCATCGAAGTGCTGTGTGAAATGGATGTCGAAG GTGGCGGTTGGACAGTCATCCAGCGGCGCTTGGATGGCACAGTCGATTTCAACCGAACCTGGAACGAGTACAAGGATGGATTTGGGGATCTCAATGGCGAATTCTGGATGGGCAACGAGAACATTCACAAGATCACCAACCAAGGGGACTACTCTCTTCGCATCGACATGGAGGACTGGAACAATAAGCACAAGCATGCCTTCTACCAGCTTTTCAG CATCGAGGACGAGGTGAACTATTACCGCCTCCAGGTGGAAGGCTTCAGTGGGACGGTGGAGGACTCTTTTGCCTGGTACCACAACAAGAGGGGCTTCAGCACGCCCGACTCAGGGAACATCTGCGCCGCCATCTCACACGGAGGCTGGTGGTACCACCAGTGCTTCTTCTCCAACCTCAACGGAGTTTACTACAAG GGGGGAAGATACTCCTTGAAAAACCGCAAGATCCTGGGTCCGGACGGCATGGTCTGGTACACCTGGAAGGACACCGATTACTACTCCCTCAAGAGGGTCACCATGATGATCCGGCCCCGAACCTTCCGACCCCATCTCTCCCCGTGA